One Panicum virgatum strain AP13 chromosome 9K, P.virgatum_v5, whole genome shotgun sequence genomic region harbors:
- the LOC120649559 gene encoding probable ribose-5-phosphate isomerase 4, chloroplastic isoform X2 — translation MEMMEAMARASVASSAQLRPCPSPRRNRCLPSSVRRPRRRGVACSASAADADVVDLFDAAKLTVDKFVKSGMVVGLGSGPASALAVQYLGTRLRRGSLTDIVAVTSSVLSASEADMAGIRASSYQEGTQIDFAFTDAEVIEEGTLAAVIGQRKTESGEPSFMVEKTMVKSADKLAFITGNDKYLTGVEGSFPVLVKSGNWIDTAEEIEVWRRPSFGTAGPLGGDHPLVTKEGHHVLDVIFTTPIPDLGQVAEKLEKIAGVVDHGIICSNQSYAVIASKGEVQVIEEKSPVIP, via the exons atggagatgatggaggcCATGGCCAGGGCAAGCGTAGCTTCCTCGgcgcagctccgcccctgcccGAGCCCGCGCCGGAACCGCTGCCTACCGTCCTCCGTGCGCCGTCCCAGGCGACGAGGTGTCGCTTgctcggcctcggcggccgACGCCGACGTGGTCGACCTCTTCGACGCCGCCAAGCTAACG GTGGACAAGTTCGTGAAGAGCGGCATGGTGGTCGGGCTGGGCTCCGGCCCGGCGTCCGCCCTGGCGGTCCAGTACCTCGGCACGCGCCTCCGCCGGGGATCTCTCACCGACATCGTCGCAGTGACCTC GTCCGTGCTCAGTGCTAGCGAGGCAGACATGGCTGGAATACGGGCAAGCAGCTACCAGGAAGGAACCCAG ATTGATTTTGCTTTCACTGATGCTGAAGTAATCGAGGAGGGCACACTGGCTGCTGTCATCGGGCAGCGCAAGACCGAGAGTGGAGAGCCCTCTTTCATGGTGGAGAAG ACAATGGTTAAATCAGCTGATAAACTTGCCTTCATCACTGGAAATGACAAATACCTGACAGGCGTCGAGGGTTCCTTTCCCGTCCTGGTTAAAAGT GGAAATTGGATAGACACTGCCGAAGAGATCG AGGTTTGGAGGAGGCCATCATTTGGGACTGCCGGTCCCCTGGGGGGTGATCACCCATTGGTCACCAAGGAGGGTCATCACGTACTTGATGTGATCTTTACGACTCCCATCCCTGATCTTG GCCAGGTAGCAGAGAAGCTGGAGAAAATTGCTGGCGTTGTGGATCATGGGATTATTTGTAGCAATCA ATCATATGCGGTGATTGCATCGAAGGGGGAAGTGCAGGTTATTGAGGAGAAATCCCCAGTGATACCATAG
- the LOC120649559 gene encoding probable ribose-5-phosphate isomerase 4, chloroplastic isoform X1, producing MEMMEAMARASVASSAQLRPCPSPRRNRCLPSSVRRPRRRGVACSASAADADVVDLFDAAKLTVDKFVKSGMVVGLGSGPASALAVQYLGTRLRRGSLTDIVAVTSSVLSASEADMAGIRASSYQEGTQIDFAFTDAEVIEEGTLAAVIGQRKTESGEPSFMVEKTMVKSADKLAFITGNDKYLTGVEGSFPVLVKSGNWIDTAEEIDDLFLGDAEVWRRPSFGTAGPLGGDHPLVTKEGHHVLDVIFTTPIPDLGQVAEKLEKIAGVVDHGIICSNQSYAVIASKGEVQVIEEKSPVIP from the exons atggagatgatggaggcCATGGCCAGGGCAAGCGTAGCTTCCTCGgcgcagctccgcccctgcccGAGCCCGCGCCGGAACCGCTGCCTACCGTCCTCCGTGCGCCGTCCCAGGCGACGAGGTGTCGCTTgctcggcctcggcggccgACGCCGACGTGGTCGACCTCTTCGACGCCGCCAAGCTAACG GTGGACAAGTTCGTGAAGAGCGGCATGGTGGTCGGGCTGGGCTCCGGCCCGGCGTCCGCCCTGGCGGTCCAGTACCTCGGCACGCGCCTCCGCCGGGGATCTCTCACCGACATCGTCGCAGTGACCTC GTCCGTGCTCAGTGCTAGCGAGGCAGACATGGCTGGAATACGGGCAAGCAGCTACCAGGAAGGAACCCAG ATTGATTTTGCTTTCACTGATGCTGAAGTAATCGAGGAGGGCACACTGGCTGCTGTCATCGGGCAGCGCAAGACCGAGAGTGGAGAGCCCTCTTTCATGGTGGAGAAG ACAATGGTTAAATCAGCTGATAAACTTGCCTTCATCACTGGAAATGACAAATACCTGACAGGCGTCGAGGGTTCCTTTCCCGTCCTGGTTAAAAGT GGAAATTGGATAGACACTGCCGAAGAGATCGATGATTTGTTCCTAGGGGATGCAGAG GTTTGGAGGAGGCCATCATTTGGGACTGCCGGTCCCCTGGGGGGTGATCACCCATTGGTCACCAAGGAGGGTCATCACGTACTTGATGTGATCTTTACGACTCCCATCCCTGATCTTG GCCAGGTAGCAGAGAAGCTGGAGAAAATTGCTGGCGTTGTGGATCATGGGATTATTTGTAGCAATCA ATCATATGCGGTGATTGCATCGAAGGGGGAAGTGCAGGTTATTGAGGAGAAATCCCCAGTGATACCATAG
- the LOC120649559 gene encoding probable ribose-5-phosphate isomerase 4, chloroplastic isoform X3 gives MEMMEAMARASVASSAQLRPCPSPRRNRCLPSSVRRPRRRGVACSASAADADVVDLFDAAKLTVDKFVKSGMVVGLGSGPASALAVQYLGTRLRRGSLTDIVAVTSSVLSASEADMAGIRASSYQEGTQIDFAFTDAEVIEEGTLAAVIGQRKTESGEPSFMVEKTMVKSADKLAFITGNDKYLTGVEGSFPVLVKSVWRRPSFGTAGPLGGDHPLVTKEGHHVLDVIFTTPIPDLGQVAEKLEKIAGVVDHGIICSNQSYAVIASKGEVQVIEEKSPVIP, from the exons atggagatgatggaggcCATGGCCAGGGCAAGCGTAGCTTCCTCGgcgcagctccgcccctgcccGAGCCCGCGCCGGAACCGCTGCCTACCGTCCTCCGTGCGCCGTCCCAGGCGACGAGGTGTCGCTTgctcggcctcggcggccgACGCCGACGTGGTCGACCTCTTCGACGCCGCCAAGCTAACG GTGGACAAGTTCGTGAAGAGCGGCATGGTGGTCGGGCTGGGCTCCGGCCCGGCGTCCGCCCTGGCGGTCCAGTACCTCGGCACGCGCCTCCGCCGGGGATCTCTCACCGACATCGTCGCAGTGACCTC GTCCGTGCTCAGTGCTAGCGAGGCAGACATGGCTGGAATACGGGCAAGCAGCTACCAGGAAGGAACCCAG ATTGATTTTGCTTTCACTGATGCTGAAGTAATCGAGGAGGGCACACTGGCTGCTGTCATCGGGCAGCGCAAGACCGAGAGTGGAGAGCCCTCTTTCATGGTGGAGAAG ACAATGGTTAAATCAGCTGATAAACTTGCCTTCATCACTGGAAATGACAAATACCTGACAGGCGTCGAGGGTTCCTTTCCCGTCCTGGTTAAAAGT GTTTGGAGGAGGCCATCATTTGGGACTGCCGGTCCCCTGGGGGGTGATCACCCATTGGTCACCAAGGAGGGTCATCACGTACTTGATGTGATCTTTACGACTCCCATCCCTGATCTTG GCCAGGTAGCAGAGAAGCTGGAGAAAATTGCTGGCGTTGTGGATCATGGGATTATTTGTAGCAATCA ATCATATGCGGTGATTGCATCGAAGGGGGAAGTGCAGGTTATTGAGGAGAAATCCCCAGTGATACCATAG
- the LOC120649560 gene encoding uncharacterized protein LOC120649560 produces the protein MDQEVKDSRSPSEPNLFLQWGSRKRLRCVKTRDDGSPSPSPSEVLRRAIPRASRPLLGADVAPFRSPRRPSTLQRRKSDSLMNEYKQSMALSPDKDRYYSTRGSPFPSEGNGFDFGGLTEEKGTTALPRFFIALSNKEKEEDFMAMKGCKLPQRPKKRPKLMQKCLLMVSPGAWLSDLSHERYEVREKKSSKKRARGLKALSMESDSE, from the exons ATGGATCAGGAGGTGAAGGACTCGAGGTCTCCCAGCGAGCCAAACCTCTTCCTGCAATGGGGGAGCCGGAAGCGGCTGCGCTGTGTCAAGACGCGTGATGACGGCTCACCATCACCCTCGCCGTCTGAAGTTCTTAGGCGTGCTATACCCCGTGCGAGTCGGCCTCTACTCGGTGCTGACGTCGCACCATTccgttcgccgcgccgcccaagCACCCTTCAACGCAG GAAATCGGATTCACTAATGAATGAGTACAAACAGTCGATGGCACTCTCCCCGGATAAGGACCGGTATTACTCCACTAGGGGTTCACCATTCCCTTCCGAGGGGAATGGGTTTGATTTCGGTGGTTTAACAGAGGAGAAGGGAACCACTGCGTTGCCAAGGTTCTTCATTGCATTGTCTaacaaggagaaggaggaggattTCATGGCAATGAAGGGCTGCAAGCTCCCACAGAGACCAAAGAAAAGACCCAAGCTGATGCAAAAGTGCTTGCTT ATGGTGAGCCCAGGAGCTTGGTTGTCAGATCTGTCACATGAGAGATATGAAGTTCGAGAGAAGAAGAGTTCAAAAAAG AGGGCTAGAGGCTTGAAGGCTCTGAGCATGGAGAGCGATTCAGAGTAA
- the LOC120649562 gene encoding uncharacterized protein LOC120649562, whose amino-acid sequence MASRLLLGRIQSAGRLSGGHGRRQLLGFSDGPRSVSSSAYGQIKTDARITDHEPHLDRFSDPQVAHEDRQFIQFLDRMLDAIRNPQSLAQIRSGRTANGLKVLDDDI is encoded by the exons ATGGCGTCGCGGCTGTTGCTCGGGAGGATCCAGTCGGCTGGCCGTCtctccggcggccatggccggcgccagCTGCTCGGCTTCAGCGACGGTCCTCGATCGGTCAGCAGCAGCGCGTACGGGCAAATCAAGACGGACGCCAGGATCACG GACCACGAGCCACATCTCGACAGGTTTTCAGACCCCCAGGTTGCTCATGAAGACCGCCAGTTCATTCAGTTCTTGGACAGGATGCTGGATGCAATAAGGAATCCTCAGAGTCTTGCACAAATACGAAGTGGAAGGACTGCAAATGGCCTGAAAGTTTTGGATGATGACATATGA